A single Spirochaetota bacterium DNA region contains:
- a CDS encoding thiamine pyrophosphate-binding protein translates to MANGAKLVVEALLDKKVEYIFSLSGGHITPIYEHLENSPIKIFDTRHEQAAVFMAEAWGRLSRKPGVALVTAGPGFTNALTAIANARLSNAPVLLIAGCVGLESNDKLDLQDMKQLPVIEPMVKKAFVCHKPERVYEYVDMAYRTACSGRPGPVYLELPVDVLNAKQDETKVKKTNTLVYSKPCDSAAAFDVIELLQHKKKPIIIAGSGAWYADASEALKQFIEQTGIPVFTNAAGRGVIPDTHPLCFESSLAIRPGAALYANFNADMVILLGNRVSLYYIFGDIFNKDATLVQVDIEPEEIGRNRSIHKGIISDVSSFVGECNKILKEKQLNLTERFKEWVRELKKGDEESKKQAMEQWQSNAVPIHAMRVAYEVNQIMDKEDDVVVSDGGDAQIWMGMTRTVKKGGTYLDSGLYGCLGVGIPFANAAKLYYKNSRVVLFTGDGSLGFNFMEIETALRKGLAITIVVSNDLGWGMIRHSQVLRMGHPVKEGTFIGNIPYHKLVEALGGKGYFIEKPDDIKPAIVDAVQSNTVALVNIMTDPDTISPGSVALANLGGYKA, encoded by the coding sequence ATGGCTAATGGGGCAAAACTGGTTGTTGAAGCATTACTGGATAAAAAGGTTGAGTATATATTTTCGTTAAGTGGGGGGCATATTACTCCAATTTATGAGCATCTGGAAAATTCACCAATAAAAATATTTGATACCCGCCACGAGCAAGCTGCGGTGTTTATGGCTGAAGCGTGGGGACGTTTGAGTCGCAAACCAGGTGTTGCGCTTGTTACAGCCGGTCCTGGATTTACCAATGCACTGACAGCCATAGCCAATGCACGGCTATCCAATGCACCAGTGCTTCTTATAGCAGGATGTGTAGGGCTTGAAAGCAATGATAAGCTTGACTTACAGGATATGAAACAGTTACCGGTGATTGAACCAATGGTAAAAAAGGCGTTTGTATGCCATAAACCTGAGCGCGTGTACGAATACGTTGATATGGCATATCGTACGGCATGTTCAGGAAGGCCAGGACCGGTGTATCTGGAATTGCCTGTTGACGTTCTTAACGCAAAACAAGATGAAACAAAAGTAAAAAAAACAAATACATTGGTATATTCAAAACCGTGCGATAGTGCCGCAGCTTTTGATGTGATTGAACTTTTGCAACACAAGAAAAAACCAATCATTATTGCAGGTAGTGGCGCATGGTATGCAGATGCTTCAGAGGCGCTCAAGCAATTTATTGAACAAACTGGTATTCCTGTCTTTACCAATGCAGCTGGGCGAGGTGTAATACCCGATACACACCCCCTGTGTTTTGAATCTTCACTTGCCATACGACCAGGAGCAGCGTTGTATGCCAATTTCAATGCTGATATGGTGATACTGTTAGGGAACCGGGTGAGCCTGTATTATATATTTGGTGATATATTTAACAAAGATGCAACTTTAGTTCAGGTGGATATTGAACCTGAAGAGATAGGACGTAATCGCAGTATACATAAGGGAATAATAAGCGATGTTAGCTCATTTGTTGGTGAATGTAATAAGATACTAAAAGAAAAACAATTAAATCTGACGGAACGCTTTAAAGAATGGGTACGTGAGCTTAAAAAAGGCGATGAAGAAAGTAAAAAGCAGGCTATGGAGCAATGGCAAAGCAATGCAGTACCCATTCATGCTATGCGTGTTGCTTATGAAGTGAATCAGATCATGGACAAGGAAGATGATGTTGTGGTAAGTGATGGCGGAGATGCTCAGATATGGATGGGTATGACACGAACTGTAAAGAAAGGTGGAACATACTTAGATTCGGGATTGTATGGATGTTTGGGAGTGGGTATACCATTTGCCAATGCTGCAAAGCTGTATTACAAAAACTCACGGGTTGTGCTTTTTACAGGTGATGGTTCTTTAGGATTTAACTTTATGGAAATAGAAACTGCTCTACGAAAAGGGTTAGCCATTACTATAGTCGTTAGCAATGACCTTGGATGGGGGATGATACGGCACAGCCAGGTTTTGCGTATGGGGCATCCAGTAAAAGAAGGAACGTTTATAGGCAATATTCCCTATCATAAGCTGGTGGAAGCTTTGGGTGGCAAAGGGTATTTCATTGAAAAACCTGATGATATAAAACCAGCTATCGTTGATGCAGTGCAGAGCAATACGGTAGCACTGGTAAATATCATGACTGATCCCGATACAATTAGTCCTGGCAGTGTGGCGCTGGCTAACTTAGGTGGATATAAGGCGTAA
- a CDS encoding sulfite exporter TauE/SafE family protein, with protein MLIITTIIGLSAGILGGLMGIGGGIIMIPALIYLLHFNQHMAQGTTLAAMIPPIGILAAYEYYKSGNVNIPVAITLALGFVIGGYIGGKIAVSLDNETLRRVFGIILFIMSLHIIFSK; from the coding sequence ATGTTAATTATTACTACTATCATTGGACTATCAGCTGGCATTTTAGGGGGATTAATGGGCATAGGCGGTGGAATCATCATGATCCCTGCACTTATATACCTGCTCCATTTCAATCAGCATATGGCACAGGGAACAACACTTGCTGCCATGATACCCCCCATTGGGATACTGGCGGCATACGAATATTATAAATCAGGCAATGTCAATATTCCTGTAGCCATAACCCTTGCATTAGGGTTTGTTATTGGCGGCTATATTGGTGGGAAAATTGCTGTATCCCTAGATAACGAAACATTACGCCGAGTTTTTGGTATAATACTTTTTATAATGTCGTTACATATAATCTTCAGTAAATAA
- a CDS encoding N-formylglutamate amidohydrolase, which produces MKNIPIIITCEHAGNRVPDVLRDIFTDTTILSTHWAYDIGALQMARILAKILEAPLLYTTVTRLVVDCNRSIGSNELFSEMIKGSNIFFKNEIVKRYYTVYRSKIEKAINAMLQNSDAVFHIAVHSFTPQLYGFKRYTDIGLLYDQSRPTEALFCINIKEALMNAYPLRVAFNYPFRGCGDGVTVWLRKQYGDSYCGIELEANQQIFFSSKRQWRTVSHHLAQAIQHAVNAMVHQ; this is translated from the coding sequence ATGAAAAACATTCCCATCATAATAACCTGTGAACATGCAGGAAATCGTGTTCCTGATGTATTGCGCGATATTTTCACTGATACCACAATACTTTCCACCCATTGGGCGTATGATATTGGAGCATTGCAGATGGCACGCATCCTTGCAAAGATACTTGAAGCACCACTGTTGTATACTACTGTTACACGGTTGGTGGTGGATTGCAACAGGTCAATAGGAAGCAATGAACTTTTTTCAGAAATGATAAAAGGAAGCAATATTTTTTTTAAAAATGAGATAGTTAAGCGTTATTATACTGTATATCGTAGTAAAATTGAAAAAGCTATTAACGCCATGTTGCAGAACTCAGATGCTGTGTTCCATATTGCGGTACACTCATTTACCCCGCAATTGTATGGTTTTAAACGATATACTGATATAGGATTGCTGTATGACCAGAGCCGCCCTACAGAAGCATTATTTTGTATCAATATCAAAGAAGCATTGATGAATGCATATCCATTGCGGGTTGCATTTAATTACCCATTTAGAGGATGCGGTGATGGTGTCACGGTGTGGTTACGGAAGCAGTATGGCGATAGTTACTGCGGAATTGAGCTGGAAGCCAACCAGCAGATTTTTTTCAGCAGTAAAAGGCAGTGGCGCACAGTATCACATCATCTTGCACAGGCAATACAGCATGCAGTAAATGCAATGGTACACCAGTAG
- a CDS encoding TldD/PmbA family protein: MPVDPMDVQKKLKSIKAEYAEIRLSESFSTTIHLSKRMIETCKVGTSTQGSVRVYNKGCWGFFAFTSLDMIDYAVQQALQLSHIQKKENAPTLSSLQTNVITEKTKTLIPPNTVSLEEKMHLLTQYNDILKDSELIENTNVLYRDSLTQYVLCNTDDSIVEYERSFCGLSLSAIAKDGTVIQPYGESDANYAGFEIVKDRHTMAEEVVRIATELVAAPQIKSGVYDVIADPKLSGVFIHEAFGHLSEADFVYENPRMREIMVIGKRFGPDILNVVDDGTLPYAGYIPCDDEGIKPTKTYLIKNGVLHSRLHSRETAVKMGEEVTGNARAISTSASPIVRMTNTYIENGDSTVQELFEKLWNGIYVVGALGGQTNLEMFTFTPAYAYEVKKGKKTKKFRECMLTGNVFVTLANIEAIANDCTLFGGLGGCGKQGQAPLPVSSGGPHILIKNVLIGGKGAGSRKTKSK, encoded by the coding sequence ATGCCAGTTGATCCAATGGATGTACAAAAAAAATTAAAAAGCATTAAAGCAGAATACGCTGAAATTCGCTTAAGTGAAAGTTTTTCTACCACGATACACCTTTCAAAAAGGATGATAGAAACCTGTAAAGTCGGCACTTCAACGCAAGGGTCGGTTCGCGTTTATAATAAAGGGTGTTGGGGATTTTTTGCCTTTACTTCTCTTGATATGATTGATTATGCCGTGCAACAGGCACTGCAACTATCGCACATACAAAAAAAAGAAAACGCACCCACATTGTCTTCATTACAAACGAATGTGATTACTGAAAAAACAAAAACACTCATTCCACCTAATACAGTAAGCTTAGAAGAAAAGATGCACTTGCTTACCCAGTACAATGACATATTAAAAGATAGTGAGCTTATAGAAAATACTAATGTATTATACCGTGATTCATTGACACAGTATGTGTTATGTAATACTGATGACAGCATTGTAGAATATGAAAGGTCTTTCTGCGGATTGTCACTATCAGCTATTGCAAAAGATGGGACTGTCATTCAGCCATATGGAGAATCGGATGCCAACTATGCAGGTTTTGAGATAGTAAAGGATAGACACACAATGGCAGAAGAGGTAGTGCGTATTGCAACTGAGCTTGTTGCAGCCCCACAGATAAAAAGTGGTGTATATGACGTGATTGCTGATCCAAAATTATCGGGTGTTTTTATTCATGAAGCATTTGGCCATTTATCAGAAGCAGACTTTGTGTATGAAAATCCACGGATGAGAGAGATAATGGTAATTGGTAAGCGTTTTGGCCCGGATATACTCAATGTTGTGGATGATGGGACGCTGCCGTATGCCGGATATATCCCCTGTGATGATGAAGGTATAAAACCTACAAAGACATATTTGATAAAAAATGGAGTATTACATAGCCGTCTTCATTCGCGGGAAACGGCGGTAAAAATGGGGGAAGAGGTTACCGGCAATGCACGGGCTATTAGTACTTCGGCAAGTCCTATTGTGCGAATGACCAACACATATATAGAAAATGGAGATTCTACAGTTCAGGAATTATTTGAAAAGCTGTGGAATGGCATCTATGTGGTGGGGGCTCTGGGAGGGCAAACAAATTTAGAAATGTTTACCTTTACACCTGCTTATGCGTATGAAGTAAAAAAAGGGAAGAAAACAAAGAAGTTTCGAGAGTGCATGCTTACAGGAAATGTATTTGTAACTCTTGCTAATATTGAAGCAATAGCTAACGATTGTACATTGTTTGGTGGATTGGGTGGTTGTGGTAAACAGGGTCAGGCTCCACTGCCAGTATCTTCTGGTGGACCGCACATATTGATAAAAAATGTTCTTATAGGAGGCAAAGGTGCTGGAAGTAGAAAAACTAAATCTAAGTAG
- a CDS encoding TldD/PmbA family protein: MLEVEKLNLSRIQETCAKQKSRWWDVFVEYAIHKTYSFKNNVFYGVRESEIKGYGIRMNVDGKTGLSFCNDIAMLDSVIAYAQETANYGEIEEYELPSMQPTPYVACYDEKIFNKNSQYYLHALQKVVDTIRSVYSDCMVDAGLGCVDGYMHLVNSQGFNNGYHYSRHRSTITALRILPDGSRVQIYESITWNSDFNIDELTERIIQKLAFSERTVKMPFGNYNVIFTPKAFGQIMGVVLQGLTGRSIERGISRYIGKFGEKVFGKQFTVYDNPLIDFAPGSYPFDDEGVPAQNKTLIENGYAKTYIAHLQSAHLLHTNPTGNASRGYATLPQESFSNIIVEPGTLSFKDMIAQMGTGIIIDQFIGFGQSNTLMGNFSANLDLAWLVVQGEVRGRLSNSMVNDDVTTMLNDKIVLSSEREWGGNAYLPYVLCRINYSTT; encoded by the coding sequence GTGCTGGAAGTAGAAAAACTAAATCTAAGTAGAATACAGGAAACCTGTGCAAAACAAAAAAGTCGCTGGTGGGATGTATTTGTTGAGTATGCAATACATAAAACATATTCATTTAAAAATAATGTTTTTTACGGCGTACGGGAATCAGAAATAAAGGGTTATGGTATCAGGATGAATGTTGATGGCAAAACGGGTTTATCCTTTTGCAATGATATTGCAATGCTTGACTCTGTTATTGCATATGCGCAAGAAACAGCAAATTATGGGGAAATTGAAGAATATGAACTTCCATCAATGCAACCCACTCCTTATGTTGCATGCTATGATGAGAAAATATTTAATAAGAATAGTCAATACTATCTGCATGCATTACAGAAAGTTGTTGATACAATACGTTCTGTTTACAGTGACTGTATGGTTGATGCAGGCTTAGGGTGTGTGGATGGGTATATGCATCTGGTTAATTCTCAAGGTTTTAATAATGGATACCATTATTCACGGCACAGGTCAACAATAACTGCCTTGCGAATATTGCCTGATGGAAGCCGTGTGCAGATTTATGAAAGTATTACCTGGAATAGCGATTTTAATATTGATGAGCTTACTGAACGAATTATACAAAAGCTGGCATTCAGCGAACGCACAGTCAAAATGCCCTTTGGCAATTATAATGTAATTTTTACTCCAAAGGCATTTGGTCAGATAATGGGTGTGGTTCTGCAGGGTTTGACGGGGCGATCAATTGAACGGGGTATTTCACGGTATATTGGAAAATTTGGTGAAAAGGTTTTTGGTAAGCAGTTTACGGTGTATGATAATCCGTTAATTGACTTTGCACCGGGAAGCTATCCTTTTGATGATGAAGGAGTTCCGGCTCAGAATAAAACCCTTATTGAAAATGGGTATGCAAAAACCTATATTGCTCATTTGCAAAGCGCTCATCTTTTGCATACCAATCCTACCGGGAATGCTTCGCGAGGGTATGCTACCTTGCCCCAGGAAAGTTTTAGCAATATTATTGTAGAACCGGGCACTCTATCCTTTAAAGATATGATAGCACAGATGGGAACAGGGATTATTATAGACCAGTTTATTGGCTTTGGGCAATCAAATACACTAATGGGTAACTTTTCAGCCAATTTGGATTTAGCTTGGTTGGTTGTACAGGGTGAAGTTAGGGGGCGATTATCAAATTCCATGGTAAATGATGATGTTACAACGATGTTGAATGATAAAATAGTTCTTTCTTCAGAACGAGAGTGGGGTGGCAATGCCTATCTCCCCTATGTATTGTGCCGTATAAATTATTCAACTACATAA
- a CDS encoding nitronate monooxygenase: MKTKITELFKIKYPILLSGMSWISTPELVAAVSNAGGLGILATGVLTAEQTREAVRRVRELTKKPFAANVTLYFPGAERNAEVLIEEKVPIINYSLGKGDKIAKAVHAYGGKVIATVTTHKHALAAQRDGADALIVTGYEAAGHGGAITSLVLIPAISQAVNIPVIAAGGFADGRGLIAALALGAEGISMGTRFMNTKESPVAESAKQASIKSEVYNTVYTPKIDGLPARFMKSKAVERLMHKHLNPFSSLIRSKKIADMLGYPWLKLAVGIMFMGPQRAIQMARMAIGFDAFKIGTMDGDFDKGVLPLGQVTGIINDTPTVKQVVDRIIKEAVEIEKQLAKKVK, from the coding sequence ATGAAGACTAAAATTACAGAACTTTTCAAGATTAAGTATCCAATTCTACTTTCAGGTATGAGCTGGATAAGTACGCCCGAACTGGTTGCAGCGGTATCAAATGCTGGCGGACTTGGTATCCTTGCAACCGGTGTATTGACAGCCGAGCAGACCCGTGAAGCAGTGCGAAGGGTACGGGAACTTACTAAAAAGCCATTTGCAGCAAATGTTACGCTGTATTTCCCAGGGGCTGAACGCAATGCTGAGGTTCTCATTGAGGAAAAAGTTCCCATCATTAACTATTCGTTAGGTAAAGGCGATAAGATTGCAAAAGCTGTGCATGCATACGGTGGAAAAGTAATAGCCACTGTTACCACACATAAACATGCACTGGCAGCCCAGCGTGATGGAGCTGATGCCCTGATAGTTACCGGGTATGAAGCGGCAGGTCATGGTGGAGCAATCACATCGTTGGTGTTAATCCCTGCAATTTCACAGGCAGTAAATATCCCGGTTATTGCAGCCGGTGGCTTTGCCGATGGCAGGGGGCTTATTGCAGCTCTTGCACTGGGAGCAGAAGGTATATCAATGGGAACCAGGTTTATGAATACCAAGGAAAGCCCTGTGGCTGAAAGTGCAAAACAGGCAAGTATTAAGAGTGAAGTATACAACACAGTGTATACACCAAAAATAGATGGATTGCCAGCACGCTTCATGAAGTCAAAAGCTGTAGAGCGTCTTATGCATAAACACCTTAATCCATTCAGTTCGCTTATACGCTCAAAGAAGATTGCTGACATGCTTGGCTATCCATGGTTAAAACTTGCAGTTGGCATTATGTTTATGGGTCCACAGCGGGCAATTCAGATGGCACGCATGGCAATTGGGTTTGATGCTTTCAAGATAGGAACCATGGATGGTGATTTTGATAAAGGTGTTTTACCATTGGGCCAGGTTACCGGCATTATTAATGATACACCAACAGTGAAACAGGTTGTGGATAGAATAATAAAAGAAGCAGTAGAAATTGAAAAACAACTGGCAAAAAAGGTTAAATAG
- a CDS encoding long-chain fatty acid--CoA ligase, protein MQKATLEGYKEFCASERSVINMVLSRAKQRGNAAALSGFIDGKKYSYTWKDLTGIVYAIAHFLISKGLQKGDRVAIFSQNCPEWTLADLGIQAAGCVPVPIYATNSKDEAKYILDDASIKAIFTGDQEQYDKIYQILHSTSLQMIVSLQEAVIVNGENSFYFHEIVKTEVGDGKKTVDARINELSSNDMLTIIYTSGTTGNPKGAVHTHASFLAGIYASVFRFPEAGPGMVSLAFLPLSHVFERMWTYGVLLKGGENNYCRNPKDIMEILPLSKPQYMCSVPRLWEKMYATIFDRLETAPPAKKKLFNWATTTGIEYDTRKRAKRFIGPWLGIKRFFANALVLKKVRQIVGGNVWVFHVGGAAMSAEINAFFNGLGIPLAQGYGLTEFFPVAVGTATTAYPGVCGPILDIVDVRVSDEGEIQLKGPMCMQGYLNKPEATKEMFTQDGWFKTGDVGTIEEHDGKLYIRITDRIKDLIITAGGKNIAPQVIETMLGEDLYIEQVVVVGDGRKYISALIVPNFEMLGEFAKSKGIQYSSRQELISKPEIVEFYNTKIEKLTESLGQVEKIKKFTLMPHEFTQENGEITPTLKIRRKVIQQRYSDIIDKMYVE, encoded by the coding sequence ATGCAGAAAGCAACACTAGAAGGGTATAAGGAATTTTGTGCCAGTGAAAGAAGCGTTATCAATATGGTATTATCTCGAGCAAAGCAACGGGGTAATGCAGCCGCATTATCGGGATTTATTGATGGCAAAAAGTATAGCTATACCTGGAAAGATCTGACAGGGATAGTTTATGCGATAGCTCATTTTTTAATTTCTAAAGGCCTGCAAAAAGGGGACCGTGTTGCAATCTTTTCACAGAATTGCCCCGAATGGACATTAGCTGATTTAGGGATTCAGGCTGCAGGGTGTGTCCCGGTACCAATTTATGCAACCAACTCAAAGGATGAAGCAAAGTATATACTTGACGATGCTTCAATCAAAGCAATCTTTACCGGTGATCAGGAACAGTATGATAAGATTTATCAGATACTACATTCAACCAGCTTACAGATGATAGTATCTCTTCAAGAAGCTGTGATAGTAAATGGTGAAAATAGCTTTTATTTTCATGAGATAGTAAAAACTGAAGTTGGTGATGGTAAAAAGACTGTTGATGCCCGTATTAATGAATTATCAAGCAATGACATGCTCACCATAATCTATACTTCGGGAACAACCGGGAATCCTAAAGGTGCGGTACATACGCATGCAAGCTTTTTAGCTGGTATCTATGCATCGGTATTCCGTTTCCCTGAAGCAGGACCGGGTATGGTATCCCTTGCATTTTTGCCCTTAAGCCATGTGTTTGAACGCATGTGGACATATGGCGTATTGCTGAAAGGTGGTGAAAACAATTATTGCCGTAATCCAAAAGACATTATGGAAATTTTGCCATTGTCAAAACCACAGTATATGTGCAGCGTTCCTCGTTTATGGGAAAAGATGTATGCTACAATATTTGACAGGTTAGAAACAGCGCCACCTGCAAAGAAGAAATTGTTTAACTGGGCAACTACTACAGGTATTGAATATGATACCAGAAAAAGAGCTAAACGATTTATTGGGCCATGGCTTGGTATAAAAAGATTTTTTGCTAATGCCCTTGTATTGAAGAAGGTACGTCAGATAGTTGGTGGCAATGTATGGGTTTTCCATGTTGGTGGTGCAGCTATGTCAGCTGAGATAAATGCTTTTTTCAATGGATTGGGGATCCCGCTGGCTCAGGGGTATGGATTAACAGAATTTTTCCCTGTTGCCGTTGGTACTGCTACCACTGCTTATCCAGGTGTCTGTGGGCCCATTCTTGATATTGTTGATGTCAGAGTTTCTGATGAGGGTGAAATTCAGTTGAAAGGCCCCATGTGTATGCAGGGGTATTTGAATAAACCTGAAGCAACTAAAGAAATGTTTACGCAGGATGGCTGGTTTAAAACAGGAGATGTGGGAACCATTGAGGAACATGATGGGAAACTATATATACGCATCACTGACAGGATTAAGGACCTTATAATCACTGCAGGAGGTAAAAATATTGCTCCGCAGGTAATTGAAACAATGTTAGGTGAAGACCTCTACATTGAGCAGGTTGTGGTGGTTGGTGATGGGCGAAAATATATCAGTGCCCTTATTGTACCCAATTTTGAAATGCTTGGAGAATTTGCAAAATCAAAAGGAATACAATATTCTTCCCGTCAGGAGCTAATTTCCAAACCAGAAATTGTTGAATTCTACAACACCAAGATTGAAAAACTTACTGAAAGCCTGGGACAGGTTGAGAAGATCAAAAAGTTTACTTTAATGCCACATGAATTCACACAGGAAAACGGTGAGATTACACCAACATTGAAAATTAGACGTAAAGTGATTCAGCAACGATACAGTGACATCATTGATAAGATGTATGTGGAATAA
- a CDS encoding nitronate monooxygenase, with protein sequence MKTRITELFGIKYPIILPGMSWISTPELVAAVCNAGGTGYLATGPLTPEQTRQAIRRIRELTDKPFGAGCTLIMPGARENAEVMLEEKVPIINVSLGKCDWIAERAHKYGGKVIATVVTEKHALAAEKQGADALQVTGHEAAAHGGQVTTFVLVPAIVDKVKIPVVAVGGIADGRGMAAALALGAEGIGMGTRLSMTKESPLHKKTIEAQLKAGIEDTIYSNRFDGIYCRVLKTKSAEKAIRKGMSLPHAALESYKIAKMMNMPYFKLALGVMLQGPKMMIQLAHFATAFDKIKVATEKGDLDYGVQLIGQCQGLINDVPTVKEVIERTVKEAKAIYQKNLKKF encoded by the coding sequence ATGAAAACAAGAATTACTGAACTGTTTGGTATTAAATATCCTATCATCCTACCCGGGATGAGCTGGATTAGCACTCCTGAGCTGGTAGCTGCGGTATGTAATGCAGGTGGTACAGGATATCTGGCAACCGGGCCTCTGACACCGGAACAAACACGGCAGGCTATCAGAAGAATCCGTGAACTTACTGATAAGCCTTTTGGTGCAGGTTGTACCCTCATTATGCCGGGAGCACGCGAAAATGCGGAAGTCATGCTTGAGGAAAAAGTGCCTATCATTAATGTATCATTGGGTAAGTGCGACTGGATTGCAGAGCGTGCACATAAATATGGCGGCAAGGTTATTGCAACTGTAGTTACTGAAAAACATGCTCTGGCAGCTGAAAAACAGGGTGCTGATGCTCTTCAGGTAACCGGGCACGAAGCTGCTGCTCATGGTGGACAGGTTACCACCTTTGTTCTTGTTCCGGCGATAGTTGATAAAGTAAAAATTCCTGTTGTTGCTGTTGGCGGAATAGCAGATGGCCGTGGGATGGCTGCTGCACTGGCGCTTGGTGCTGAGGGTATTGGCATGGGTACCCGTTTATCAATGACGAAGGAAAGCCCATTACATAAGAAAACCATTGAAGCACAGCTTAAAGCAGGTATTGAAGATACAATTTATTCCAATAGATTTGATGGAATTTACTGCCGTGTATTAAAAACTAAATCAGCTGAAAAAGCTATACGAAAGGGTATGAGTTTGCCTCATGCAGCCTTAGAATCATATAAAATAGCCAAGATGATGAATATGCCTTATTTCAAATTAGCGTTAGGTGTTATGCTACAGGGGCCAAAGATGATGATTCAACTGGCACATTTTGCTACAGCCTTTGACAAAATAAAAGTAGCAACGGAAAAGGGCGATCTTGATTATGGTGTACAGCTTATTGGGCAATGCCAGGGCCTTATTAATGATGTACCAACGGTAAAGGAAGTCATTGAAAGAACGGTAAAAGAAGCAAAAGCTATATATCAGAAAAATCTGAAAAAATTTTAA
- the rplM gene encoding 50S ribosomal protein L13 — protein MGILQQTFSLKKSQIEKKWYIIDAEGKVLGRLAAEIAHVLRGKHKPAYSPHLDMGDNVIVINADKVLLTGKKPQEKEYFFHSKYPGGSRFVNIRKMLEKKPEYILYHAVKGMMPKNKLARQLMGNLKIYAGSDHPHKAQKPEPLELKF, from the coding sequence ATGGGTATTTTGCAGCAAACATTTTCTTTAAAAAAATCTCAGATTGAGAAAAAATGGTATATCATTGATGCAGAAGGCAAAGTTTTAGGCAGGCTTGCAGCAGAGATAGCACATGTATTGCGGGGGAAACATAAACCTGCATACTCGCCTCACCTTGATATGGGTGATAATGTCATAGTAATAAACGCAGATAAAGTGCTTTTGACAGGCAAGAAACCACAGGAAAAAGAGTATTTCTTTCATTCTAAATATCCTGGCGGAAGCAGGTTTGTGAATATCAGAAAGATGCTTGAGAAAAAGCCCGAATATATATTGTACCATGCAGTAAAAGGTATGATGCCAAAAAACAAATTGGCACGACAGCTAATGGGTAATTTAAAAATATATGCCGGCAGTGACCATCCCCACAAGGCACAGAAACCTGAACCTTTAGAATTAAAGTTTTAA
- the rpsI gene encoding 30S ribosomal protein S9 produces the protein MASAANYATGRRKSAVARVWLKPGNGTIIINNKPINEYFRRQTLELVVRQPLEEAGVLNSFDVVATVDGGGWTGQAGAVKLGIARCLSALDEKYKKSMRQAGFLTRDSREVERKKYGQKKARKRFQFSKR, from the coding sequence ATGGCAAGTGCAGCAAATTATGCAACAGGAAGAAGAAAATCAGCGGTTGCGCGTGTGTGGTTAAAACCGGGAAATGGTACTATAATAATCAATAATAAACCTATAAACGAATATTTCAGGCGACAAACCCTGGAGTTAGTGGTACGACAGCCACTGGAAGAGGCGGGTGTGCTGAATTCATTTGATGTTGTTGCCACTGTTGATGGTGGAGGATGGACAGGGCAGGCGGGCGCTGTTAAGTTAGGTATTGCCCGATGCTTATCAGCACTGGATGAAAAGTATAAAAAATCCATGCGGCAGGCAGGATTCCTTACCAGGGATTCACGTGAAGTTGAACGCAAAAAATATGGCCAAAAAAAGGCACGGAAAAGATTCCAGTTTTCCAAACGATAA